aaaatcATTTGGGTCCAATTCAATTCCtgtttaattctattttttttttttggataattacggatttatagataaaaatttcatataacTTGAGGTTTTGATCAGTTTAAATATCGGATAATACGAgttgtttgaataaaaatatcaaataattagattaatcttaatattttgaataaatgttttttgTGCAATTCAGGTTTTGGGGTTCTCcagtttataaatagtattttcggaaatttggttatttaaaaattaaatgtaattaacttttttaagtatataatttatatttaaaaaaatcggGTACTCATTTGGTTCTTGGTTCGGCTTCAATTTTTCAGCCATAGATATATAGTTCTTttagttatttatgaaatttagttgaattttaagtttttcaGTTTGTTACAGTTCGTGGTTTTGAATAAATGTGCTCAAACTTATACATTATCTTAATAGaaattcatttaaatatatatttaattacgaAACCAAACCCGCGCTTGGAAAGCCCTCTACGCTTTCTTAAACGTTTTTCAatcaaatttcaatttttaaaagaatttatctttagttattttaagaagaaaaaggaaacccAGAAAAAGACATGTAATTTAACTGTGGTATACCCTCGTTCagagaaacaataaatttaactaaaatcatTTTCTTAAGTTAATTAAACCATAGTGAATTTCAGCTAAATTAAGATTCAAAAGAGGTTCTCTTTTGTAACTACAGGTTTACCTATTGGtggttataacttataactatttttttatctcTTATTGGATTTAATCCAAtggttatataatatatatgtgaatgTGAATAACTGAAACCAAAAATTCGTGGGCCACAAGTAGTTTTACCTCCCATCATATATAGACCCTCCTGCTACGACGAAACAGCCCAAACAATGCATAAATATACTGCATTCATCACATAATAAGTACTCCACCGACGATTTCGTTTGTGTCAACTCTAGTAATCTCCTGACgtttgaataatatttatacACTCAACTTCTCTTTCTAATCCGTTAACTGGATCTAGTTGTTTCTAATCCAAAACTggattgattgttttttttttggtaataatgtTAAAATATCATACCAAGGTTTTTTCAGTTTACATGATTTGTGGAAACCCACTTATTTGGAGAGGAAAATACAGGGGAAACAAGAGAAGACAACAAGACAAAGAAACAAAGAGCAAGCTATTACAGTCCGGAAGGTAGTAGCGAGAGATAAACCTGCAGCAGAGTAGAGGCAGGTGTCGGAGGCTGGGTGGAGATGAGGCGGTCCCGAAGGAGGCGATGGACTTGAGCTTTGACGCCAGCTTCAGTCGAAGAGGTCTGCTGGAAGATGCGCAGGTTCCGTTCCCTCCAAGAGCAGTAAGCGATTGCCTGCAAAAGAAGCTTTAACACGACCCGGAGGCCTGGTGTGTCTCCAACCTGACGAAGAGACAGGAGAGAAGAAACCGCATTGAGAGAGGAAGGAACAGAGAGTCCATAGTTGCCACAATAGTGCTGCCATAGGCCCGCTACGAAGGAGCATTGGAAAAAGAGATGCTGATGAGACTCAAGACCCTCAGAACATAGCACACAATGCAGAGGAACATTTATTCCCCAAGCGCTCAACCTGTCCCTGGTAGGCAGCCTTGAAAGAGTTACCATCCAAGTAAGAAAACAACATCTGGGGATCCCTTCCTTGAACCATACCAGAGAGTACCAAGGCACAATGGAGGCGGACTCCCTAATAGAATTCCAAGTTGCTTTAACAGAAAACTTTGGTACATAATGACCCGCTCCATTGCGCCATAAGAAACTATCGGCTCCACGATCCAACGATTGATTGTTGAGCTTGatacaaaactaaaatagaacTGTAAGTTTAATCTCAGATTACTATTCTTGCATTGATATAAGGGAAAATTCCATATTAATACACAACTTTAATTACTATTTCCAACTTAATACACAACTTTTGAGAATGACCAGAACAAAacacaaactatttttttttttttgctcttttaATACTTCTACTAAATCCCGTGTATCCATATTACATTGGCTCGTTAACGCCATTATCAAGACGGTCAACATCGTAACATACTCGTTAATTTCTGCTGTTTAGCACTAACCCATGGTTAATAAACTAACTACCCTTAAGCTTATTATTCTCAAATGAAACCCTAATTTATCTTCATCGATTAATAGAGAGAGGAAAGAGATTCagagagagagggaaagagATACAGAGAGAGATGATCAAAGCCAAAACTCGGGATGTAGGTCTAAAGAAAACTGAACTTGTGACCATGAAAGAATTAAAAAACGTTGTTGCCGTAATGTAAAAACTACAAGTTGTTTTTcatattcaataaaaatcaGTTTTTGTAATACTGTTTTCTTTCATAAAAACAGAGCTTTGTGTGTCTTGTTCAAGAAGAAACAATATCTTCTAACAGCATTTGTGACAATGGAGTTGTTTCTGTGATTGTCCATGGCTTAAAGTAATTAGTTGTTGTTCTTATGTGCTTGTCTTGTTAGTCATGTCTGATTGTGGTATTGTTTGTGTGGTTAGTCGTATTGTTTCTCTCAAGATTTTGTAttgttttgtgtttatataAGCAGACAAAAGCTTTAAAAAGCTTAATAACTTGATAAATAACCAAAGACAACTTTATCCTCCCATTGATGACCACTTGCAGCTTTTTCCTGTTTTTCTCTAATTTCATTCTCATTcatttcttcttcatcactgACCTCCTCTCTATTTTCATCCTCACTCTTCTCATCCTCACTCTTCTCTTCATCCGCATTCTGACCATAGACAATGTACAAATCAACTTCACCAACAGCTTCAGTTTCTTTACACAACTTCCTAATCTCGGTATCTTTGTCTGTGTATATCGATCTAGCCGAAGAGATATTTTCTTTCACTACCTTATACCAAACCTGCTCTATCTTACTTTTGATTCCTCTGTCTGATATGAACTCCTCGAAAACTGACCACGTCAAGAGATCCGGGTCAACAAACAAATCTCTAACACAAACTCCACCACTGTAAGAGAACTTCTCTTTTCCGTATGACATAGAACCGCCATAGCGAATGTTCATCTTCAAAGCACCATCAATGACACTGTAAAAACAAAACAGCAACTATGAGTGATTCTCAGAAAGAATAACAATTGTAAAAAGAAAAGGTGATCACGTTTGCTTCTAACTCTTACCTCATCTTTGTATTCGTAAGTCACTTTCTCGCTGAGTCTACACTACGATGACGAACATTTCGACAGGCAATCGATGATTTGTTTGGTGAAAATCAATGAGAAGTTTTGAGGaagttagggttttcgatttgaGAGGATAAAAGGGTAAACAAATCGACATCATTTAAGCTTAAGGTTAGTTTATTAACCATGGTTAGTGCTAAACAGCAGAAATTAACGAGTATGTTACGGTGTTAACAGTTTTGATGATTGCGTTAAGGAACCAAAGTAACATGGATACATGGGCTTTAGTAGAATTATTAAAAgagcaaaaaaaattagtttgtgtTTTTTAATGGGCACTTTTAAAAGTTGTGTATTAAGTTGGAAATAATAATTAAAGTTGTGTATTAATCTGGAATTTTCCCTTGATATAATTGTCCATTTAGAATTTGAATTTCCCACGTCAGTCTGAATTATCAAGTAAAAAGGATGAACAGAATCAGAACAAATATGTCTAGTCAACTTTctgtatggtggtggtggaaaaGAGAATAAGATTCAGATACTTATCATGATATAGGAGTGATTGCCAGAGGGAATCGTATCCACCacctttttaaaacaaacactACAACACCACAAAAATTGTGTATATATAGATACACCAGGAAGCTtttaatcactcagccatataaaataaactaagacaagtatatataagaaaaatgctTGACACACTTATCGGTGGGCACGGGCACGGGTTCGGCCATAAGGATCACATAAGCAGTGGTTACGGCTTCGAGGGGCACAATGAGTTTGTGTCTCATGAGGACTCAGAAAGGAGCCACTTCGATCGTCAATCCCGCTACGACCACCAAATGAGGCTACCGGCTAACCACGGCCGTCCACCCATGGCTCGCATGCCTCCCTGTGATGAAGAAGACTCAGACGATGATGAGTTCATTAAGAGAAGCCGTAGCCACCACACTACTGTGTTGCCGCATCACCAACAGAAACCCCATATGAACTTCATGCCCCCACCTCCGTTGTCTCAGCCTCACCACAACGTAAGCTATCTTCTCTGGTGTTGCAACCTTACTAGTCATGTTACGTTGAATATATTCTTTCCAAGTGCCTtgaaacattttaaaagaaaacatgcaCTATGGCCGTTTGACCGTGGTGACACAATGAAAACATTAGTACACACCCTAGCAAAAAGGTTGCATGTTTTGTTGGtatcttaaaatatttagaagTACAGAAACTTAGAGCTTTATGATTGATGTTGTAGTTTtaaggtttttaaaaaaaaaatttagtgaaCAGTTTGctatagttttagattttattggtATATAATTACTTTAATGATTTTGAAAGCACTAAATACTGAACTGTAAAAAGTTAGAGAAGGATTGGTTCATATTTAAGATATAGAAAGAAATATTGGCTGTTAACCCCGTCCAATCGACTCCTAAGATGCTGAATTTTGTTCAGTAATTTTATCTGTATATATCTTGGGATTTGTTGTGATATGGTAAGCCGTATGCAAATGCACTAATTGTCCACCCTAAGATactgatttagaactttttttatatgGTTTCTCACCACTGGTTATCTGGTTAATGATGATTTTGAAGGGAAAGATGGGTAATGGATGGCAGGGAAGGCATGAAGATGGATACCATGGCGGGCACGGGATGCAGCAGCACGGTGGGCATGGGATGCCACATCACGGTGGGCATGGGATGCCACATCACGGTGGGCACGGGATGCAGCAGCATGGTGGGCACGGAATGCAGCACCACGATGGGCACGGTGGGCACGGGATGCAGCACCACGATGGGCACGGTGGGCACGGTATTCAGCAGCACGGGACGCACGGGATGCAGCACCACGATGTGCACGGTATGCATCAGCACGGGGCGCACGGGATGAAGCACCAGGACAGGCTTATGGGTCCTCAGATTCCACCACATCATGTCTACATGAACCCCAACCATGGAAGTGGCAGTGGCCGTACAGTAATGGTGAAGGCTTCGGAGAACTGGCGAATGAGCAAGAGCACCGGCGGCCACCACAAGGTAGGGTGGGGGAGTAAGGGACTCTAAGTGCACCACAATACTCTGCCGGTTCAAATAAGAAAGTAATGATTATATAtcctaaataataattttataagatgTATGTGTGTGATGTTTCAGTAACGTACCAAAACCAAACGCTTGGACtcttaataaaaaatgttttcgtTTCATGAACTTATGATTGTTAGggggtgttgttgttgttgcttgaCTTAAATAAAATCTTGTCGTTTCATGAccaaaatttgaacttttttcttCTGGTAAAAGccaaaattttaactttttgggtcaaacttcaaattttaaaaaattgttgaaatatgTTTGGCCTCAATTCCTTTTCCGGCGGCAACCTATTTACGTCGAATTCcatttttttccttcatcataATTTATATACCCTCTAATCCCAATAGATGAGTTTGTATAACAATCATGGTAATGTTATGAGAATGGTTGGTGATGTTCAAAAATATCTCAACTAATGAAGTCTTCACAAATCAGATGCATCAAACACCAACCCAAAAATGTGGCTCTTCCATCATTGCAAGCATTGGATGCAATTTTCATCAACATGATTGATAGAAACAATTCCACAGCGGATATAGGCCTTAGATTGAAACATATCCACAAGTATTTTCCTATATTCTATATTAGTTGCGGTCAAAACACGCCATTTTGATCAATTCATGAAGGCATCTAGTGCCTCGAATAACCAACCGGTACTCTCGTTTAGCGGTTTTTTTTGCCTTTGGAATATTTACCTTATCAACTATCCTCTAACCCCATGTAGCCGACCATTTCAAAATCATTTATGTTTTTAGGTACACATTCTTAGGGTGGTTACTCGTTGAGCATTGAGAAGGTTAGTGATGTTCTGTTTTATGCTTCAGTATATCTCGTGTCTGGAAATAACCCATTGTTAGCTCTTTTTTGTAGCATTGTAAGCTCTTTTTTTAGCTCAATCTACTTGAATTCTTCACTGGGTTTTAGTAAagtattatacatttttttaatctatgaaCCCATTGTCTGCCATCGATTGGATAATGGTTTCTCAATGCTATAGGATCTTATAGAAACGTTACAATGAAATAGAACAGTAAGATCATGCTCTAGATCATGTTACTTGAAGGCTATTCTCTGACttggtttctttcttttcaGGATGCTGGATAtggaaaatgaagaagaacttgaaagTTCTTGTATGATTACTGTGTTAATTTATTTCAACACCAAGAACTGATCTAGATTTGATTTAATTCAACCCTAACACATTTCTAAAGAAGGTAGAAACACTAATCTTGATCCATGCTTGGATGCAACCCCACCAACTGATGTTCTCCTCTTTAACCTTCTCCTTTTGGTGATTTCCTTGATGGACAAGAAATCCCAAACCTTCCTTAATCTCTCCTTTTGATAATCAGTAttgttgttttgtgtgtttagaGAGACTCGTTTTCTTACGTACATAAAAGACAATGCACACGAGGCTTTTATATTAGTCAAAGGGTTGTGTGTTGCAATACAACTCTTCACAATTATAATAACCGTAACACACGTATactgatatatattatataccatTACTTAatgtatataacatatatgcatataattaTGAGATTAAagacatttatgaatataaggtAAAGCTGAGGGTTATCAATACACCCGGATTCTAACTCTTTAATCGAAACCGATCCATCACGGTATCATCTTTTATATTAGAATCTAAAAACATCAATATATGAActtgaactttatattaaaccaaTAGATACATAGgtcacataaaatataaaatattcttacattCTCCCACTTGACCTTTGTATCGACTTAAGGGTTCAATAACTTTAATGTGCACTTTTCTATCAAGTTCACTTGATCTTTACTAAAATCTGGATTGATCGAATCATGGCGGTTGTATGCCATTAAACGACATAGTCCCTTCCATGTATCACAAATcaattctaattttatatcaatccttatatgagaagaacttttatTTCTCAAACCAACCATATGTTATCTACAAACCATAAGTGTATACACATACTTTAAtgataacataataaataaattagaaacaTAACTTTATGTGAATTCTCAGTGTCAAATACATAATGAGCATCCCATAACTAAAATAGCAAAGCCTTATCTATAATACCCATACGTTCTACATGGCCATTGAACGCCTTGGGTGGTAAACCTTTAGTTAGCGGATCCGCTACCATCTTGTCCGTCCTTATGTGCTCGAATGACACTCTCTGTTTCTGAACTTCTTCTTTGACAGACAGGTACTTTAACTCCATGTGCTTAGCACCCTTCGAGTACTTGTCGTTCTTTGAAAAGAAGACAGCTGCAGAATTATCGCAGTAAATTCTCAGCGCCTTGGCTATAGTGTCGACAATCCGAAGCCCTGAGATAAAGTTCCGCAGGCATAGTGCATGAATTGTGGCCTCAAAGCATGCCACAAATTCAGCCTCCATAGTGGAAGTAGCAATGACAGACTGCTTTCCACTCTTCCATGATATTGCTCCCCCAGCTAATAGGAACAAGTAGCCAAACGTCGATTTTCTGCTATCAACGCATCCGGCATAGTCTGAATCTGAATATCCAATAACTTCCAGCTGATCAGATCTCCTATATGTAAGCATGTTCTCCTTGGTGCCTTGCAAGTACCTGAGAACCTTCTTTGCAGCTTTCCAGTGGTCCATTCCGGGATTACTTTGATATCGACCCAACATTCCAACAGCAAAGTTGATATCAGGTCGAGTACATGTTTGAACATAGTTCAAACTCCCAACCACCGATGCATAGGGAATTCTTTCCATTTCTTTCCGCTCCAATTCATTTTTAGGACATTGCATTTTACTGAACTTGTCCCCCTTCTGAATTGGAGCTATTCCTGCAGAGCATTTCTCCATTTTATATCTCTTTAAGATCTtattgatatatccttcctgaGACAAACTTAACAGTCCTTGTGATCTATCACGAAATATTTCTATCCCGATCACATAAGATGCCTcacccatatctttcatttcaaagttCTTAGAGAGATACTTCTTCACATCATGTAACATACCCATGTCATTTGCAGCAAGtaaaatatcatcaacatataggACTAAAATCACAAACTTACTCCCACTGATCTTAATGTAGATACATCGATCAACAATGATCTCTACAAAACCATATGAAGTGATGGTAtcattaaactttatataccatTGTCGAGAAGCTTGTTTTAGTCCATATATTGACTTTCTCAGCTTACacaccaaattttcttttcCTGCGACCACGAATCCTTTAGGTTGGTCCATATATACTTCCTCCTCAAGATCTCCATTCAGAAAGGCGGTTTTCACATCCATCTGGTGAAGCTCAAGATCATAATGAGCCaccaaagccaaaacaattctAAGAGAATCCTTCTTTGAAACTGGAGAGAAGGTCTCTTTATAGTCAATGCCATCTTTTTGGGTGAAACCTTTAGCAACAAGGCGAGACTTGCGTCTTTCAGGTTTACCTTTCGAGTCACGTTT
This Brassica napus cultivar Da-Ae chromosome C6, Da-Ae, whole genome shotgun sequence DNA region includes the following protein-coding sequences:
- the LOC106405362 gene encoding uncharacterized protein LOC106405362, with product MSVIDGALKMNIRYGGSMSYGKEKFSYSGGVCVRDLFVDPDLLTWSVFEEFISDRGIKSKIEQVWYKVVKENISSARSIYTDKDTEIRKLCKETEAVGEVDLYIVYGQNADEEKSEDEKSEDENREEVSDEEEMNENEIREKQEKAASGHQWEDKVVFGYLSSY
- the LOC125588622 gene encoding histidine-rich glycoprotein-like; amino-acid sequence: MLDTLIGGHGHGFGHKDHISSGYGFEGHNEFVSHEDSERSHFDRQSRYDHQMRLPANHGRPPMARMPPCDEEDSDDDEFIKRSRSHHTTVLPHHQQKPHMNFMPPPPLSQPHHNGKMGNGWQGRHEDGYHGGHGMQQHGGHGMPHHGGHGMPHHGGHGMQQHGGHGMQHHDGHGGHGMQHHDGHGGHGIQQHGTHGMQHHDVHGMHQHGAHGMKHQDRLMGPQIPPHHVYMNPNHGSGSGRTVMVKASENWRMSKSTGGHHKVGWGSKGL